A genome region from Pygocentrus nattereri isolate fPygNat1 chromosome 6, fPygNat1.pri, whole genome shotgun sequence includes the following:
- the morc3a gene encoding MORC family CW-type zinc finger protein 3a, which translates to MAAQTDRGIPLSALCPKYLHTNSTSHTWPFSAVAELIDNAYDPDVKARQFWIDKTRIKGEDCLIFMDNGAGMEYEKMHKMLSFGFSDKKTINGHVPVGLYGNGFKSGSMRLGKDAIVFSKKAGTMCVGMLSQTYLQVIGAENVIVPIVSFKSVYRTICPEPEHVASLQDILRYSLFKTEKELYSELKTIDNCSASATGTRIIIWNLRKTPLGTSEFDFERDRYDIRIPAEVYESTREQNKRLECGIQSVPESTCSLRAYCSILYLKPRMQIIIRGQKVKTQLVSKSLAHVVKDSYKPQFLTKSITITFGYNTKSKEQYGIMMYHKNRLIKAYERVGCQLKANSIGVGVIGVIVCDFLQPTHNKQDFDSTDEYRKTMYNVGVKLEEYWKEVHHRHRSTVPVEDTMKRPDQNWVQCDGCLKWRKLPDGIDTEKLPEKWFCHLNPDPQFRSCTAEEEPEDSDDEQPRYQKTYKQHERNKKLQQEKNRQQMEEEKKRAEEKKILALKEQNAALMRKQQDLERRLRFAAPSSTKPTAQATPSASRNASPSTRAGSRPSDNMPVISNVMSLLTTPTRMKRGLGPRTENEMKRPRMRNGLCSNMPDSPSTSTASPKACSSPTINDEGKEVPKSDDDDDIVILENYSTPRPNLSTFDLSKVKSERRSSLDMPGTHMEHNDDIAMETSLAMENTAASTSATHTEHISITTQTEQKIRAVKEEVEDSRGKKKEEKSKGGESDEKKSEVEQGLSTLERINNQEPEETESIRVSLSAQSKSVTSESKCVATEQMLVKSEGEPNGGEVSTEPEDEAKAKSATLKGAYLVPLDREHLSVLEAQQQQDKLLELLEIASRERDESRTRAQLLTSQVEELQSSLLEITEKSLKKEQCQQGTQTSVAEEEPDYKALYLQVKEETMQLRCELDQLKREREEWEVVKKAEAQSGVENRAQSKEVLARLGMFDNVDDELACQMDLLLREVDDRNKEREELKNKLDRLEDEKNTLLTCCENLRKDIKKESEKAEVSVEDRGAQTEFPNPQPEESDAGLAGPSNPRRVSTCGTNQNETQESPEREGGQEDTDTLTCRLRELRQRVGRLLVTFVPALDLEQVNYDCEVIDEILGQVIDEISCPTAAVS; encoded by the exons CTTTGCCCAAAGTACCTGCACACAAACTCCACCAGCCACACCTGGCCCTTCAGCGCTGTTGCTGAACTGATCG ACAATGCTTATGACCCAGATGTCAAGGCCAGGCAGTTCTGGATTGATAAAACAAGGATAAAAGGAGAAGACTGCCTGATCTTCATGGATAATGGAGCAGGCATGGAGTATgagaaaatgcacaaaatgcTCAG TTTTGGCTTCAGTGATAAGAAGACAATAAATGGCCATGTTCCTGTGGGTCTCTACGGTAACGGTTTTAAGTCCGGCTCCATGCGCTTGGGGAAGGATGCCATCGTGTTCTCGAAGAAAGCTGGCACCATGTGTGTGGGGATGCTGTCACAGACCTACCTGCAGGTTATAGGAGCGGAGAATGTCATAGTGCCTATCGTGAGCTTCAAGTCTGTTTATCGGACCA TCTGTCCTGAGCCAGAGCATGTGGCGAGTCTGCAGGATATCTTGCGCTACTCCCTGTTTAAGACTGAGAAAGAGCTTTATTCTGAGCTGAAAACCATCGACAACTGCTCTGCCAGCGCTACAGGAACCCGTATCATCATTTGGAACCTCCGCAA AACACCGTTAGGAACGTCAGAATTTGACTTTGAGCGGGATCGATATGACATCAGAATTCCAGCTGAAGTATATGAAAGCACGAGGGAGCAAAACAAACGGCTGGAATGTGGCATACAGTCGGTACCCGAGAGTACCTGCTCTCTACGA GCGTACTGCAGTATCCTCTATCTGAAGCCCAGAATGCAGATTATCATTCGAGGACAGAAGGTCAAGACTCAGCTCGTCTCCAAAAGTCTAGCACACGTAGTCAAAGACTCATACAAACCCCAATTCCTT ACTAAGTCCATTACAATCACCTTTGGCTACAACACCAAGAGCAAAGAGCAGTACGGCATCATGATGTACCACAAAAACCGACTCATCAAAGCCTATGAGCGCGTTGGCTGCCAGCTCAAG GCCAACAGCATAGGTGTGGGAGTCATTGGGGTGATAGTTTGTGACTTTCTCCAGCCAACTCATAATAAACAAGACTTTGACTCCACAGATGAGTACAG GAAAACTATGTACAATGTCGGTGTTAAGCTTGAAGAATACTGGAAAGAGGTCCATCATAGACATAGAAGCACTGTCCCTGTTGAGGATACTAT GAAGCGACCGGACCAAAACTGGGTGCAGTGTGATGGTTGTCTGAAGTGGAGGAAACTTCCAGATGGCATAGATACTGAGAAGCTGCCTGAAAAATGGTTCTGCCACCTGAACCCTGACCCCCAGTTTAG GAGTTGTACAGCTGAGGAGGAGCCCGAAGACTCTGATGATGAGCAACCCAGATATCAAAAGACCTACAAACAGCA TGAAAGAAATAAGAAGTTGCAGCAAGAGAAGAACAGACAGCAG AtggaagaggaaaagaaaagggcAGAGGAGAAGAAGATCTTGGCACTAAAAGAGCAGAATGCAGCACTGATGAGGAAGCAGCAGGACCTGGAACGCCGGCTCAGATTCGCA GCCCCATCTTCAACCAAACCAACTGCACAGGCCACTCCCAGCGCCTCACGTAATGCCAGTCCTTCCACACGTGCAG GCTCCAGACCTTCTGATAACATGCCTGTCATCTCTAATGTAATGTCTCTCCTAACTACTCCAACAAG GATGAAGAGAGGCTTGGGCCCTCGCAcagagaatgaaatgaaaaggcCAAGAATGAGGAACGGTCTATGCAGCAACATGCCAGACAGCCCTTCAACAAGCACAGCCTCACCCAAGGCCTGTTCATCACCGACCATAAATGATGAGGGTAAAGAAGTACCAAAGAGTGATGACGACGATGACATTGTCATCCTTGAGAACTACAGCACACCTAGGCCTAATCTGTCAACATTTGACCTCTCTAAGGTAAAGTCAGAACGTAGGTCAAGTTTGGACATGCCAGGAACACACATGGAGCATAATGATGACATTGCCATGGAAACTTCGTTGGCCATGGAGAATACTGCAGCGTCTACTTCTGCCACTCACACTGAACACATCAGTATCACAACCCAGACTGAGCAAAAAATACGAGCAGTGAAAGAGGAAGTGGAGGATtccagaggaaagaaaaaagaagagaagagtaaGGGAGGAGAGAGCGATGAAAAGAAGTCAGAAGTAGAACAAGGGCTCTCAACTTTGGAGAGAATAAACAATCAAGAACCAGAGGAAACAGAGTCTATTCGGGTTTCATTAAGTGCCCAATCAAAGAGTGTAACAAGCGAAAGTAAGTGTGTTGCAACTGAGCAGATGCTGGTGAAGTCAGAGGGTGAGCCAAATGGTGGGGAAGTAAGCACAGAGCCAGAAGACGAGGCAAAGGCGAAGTCAGCAACACTTAAGGGTGCATATCTGGTCCCCTTAGACAGAGAGCATCTCTCAGTGCTGGAagcccagcagcagcaggacaAACTGCTGGAGCTCCTTGAAATTGCCTCCAGGGAGCGGGATGAAAGCCGGACGCGGGCGCAGCTCCTGACCTCCCAGGTAGAAGAGCTCCAAAGCAGCCTGCTGGAGATCACAGAGAAATCACTGAAGAAGGAGCAGTGCCAGCAGGGTACGCAGACATCCGTAGCAGAAGAGGAGCCGGACTATAAGGCACTTTATCTGCAGGTCAAGGAGGAGACGATGCAGCTGCGATGCGAACTGGACCAactgaagagggagagagaagagtgggAGGTGGTCAAGAAGGCAGAAGCCCAGAGTGGAGTGGAGAACAGAGCACAAAGCAAAGAAGTTCTAGCAAGATTGGGCATGTTTGACAATGTGGACGATGAGCTGGCTTGTCAGATGGACCTTCTACTGAGGGAAGTGGATGACAGAAACAAAGAACGAGAAGAGCTAAAGAACAAG CTGGACAGGCTAGAGGACGAGAAGAACACGTTGTTGACTTGCTGTGAAAACCTAAGGaaagacataaaaaaagaaagtgaaaaggCAGAGGTAAGCGTGGAAGATCGAGGGGCACAGACAGAATTCCCTAATCCACAACCAGAGGAGAGTGACGCAGGCCTAGCAGGACCCTCCAACCCAAGAAGGGTCTCAACATGTGGGACCAATCAAAATGAGACACAGGAAagcccagagagagaggggggacaaGAAGACACGGACACACTGACATGCAG GTTAAGGGAACTCCGACAAAGGGTCGGTCGTCTGCTGGTCACCTTCGTTCCTGCTCTGGACCTTGAGCAGGTGAACTACGATTGTGAGGTCATTGATGAGATTCTTGGTCAAGTTATAGACGAAATCTCCTGCCCCACAGCAGCCGTTTCATAG